A genomic stretch from Megachile rotundata isolate GNS110a chromosome 1, iyMegRotu1, whole genome shotgun sequence includes:
- the IntS1 gene encoding integrator complex subunit 1 isoform X4, with protein sequence MDRSKAGIGRGAKSKIAQHPSDLFALGSKSSRSESSDVKRPGVIHSKPSSSSSTSGNDRKKEAPSGSLQSFQYIPQKKSKLATHVTHQRPPFSSAEAWELVAIDSDPADFVPMVLEANDNDEGDKVIGIICGAIKTLKNQKWKPDTLVYMGLLYLAKIRPSIFSNDCILHALSSLLKRDQAHNYKAKGNPLVPVLAANLLMKGFCDKRNWPEIFVKLYIEDALGERVWVDHEECKGFVDNILTGFNTQHPPKSILQPELSVLTPRDCHSPSTIDDEDTGSSSVQFSGEKEKIEFPVTPRYGHCIENIELIVLEAVKEQLNRRQPESITKNFLKLLSSACGFVEIRNIAVPRLEMWLHNPKLMRPAQELLSYICYNCTSHTQRDVEVISQLVKMRLKTKAVINLYLNGVKELIGLHPENLSTILKHTIYNELSNARNPNNMPMLGVMFQTLPEQAAKLLAEIFQDLLMNREDYLRPLRALLREIVRVCRHDINLLTFARTLMAERQDIAQQLLNFEFKERVFISIADLLCLCMLLAISPQVKEAAALAQRGDKKDIALLHQFQNMVATIQFEAVLWLQNSAPQMYSIGKNELLHALHKILLLESPEQYYKLDNWPPESDRVFYLRLISDVPLLQNTLLRLLLLGFSKENGITHSETLDLVDQLIRRAAANSTESFPTLQADKLNIIELIFNLCIYQPPVTINIPSNYVPPTLAISNLYWKGWIMLLILAAHNPSTIGAVAWKQYPILRTLMEMCITNHFSYPPPTMALPEIIEQERSKELQVEAIEKQEILEYESHLAAASTRIQISEQNSLLLSQLMTMEPTGIARKPPPAVLEQIQSLNVSHRLGHLLCRSRKPDFLLDIIQRQQQSSSQSMPWLADLVQNSEGSLSQLPVQCLCEFLLSTSAQTVEKQPRQQQLLAHLQMLLTDPEQDRQHAYEVLEYFLRRLSSQQTGSRLQAITGLKMVLGSIPTEEEPMDIDGENEREVWLLRKLPSIPHFLSVRSLVSTALRGACQVENNPDLVHAYISYLAAHTTDDDLPDLTDLANEISQLVVERSTIIAAILPQPEIDNPQAKQTLHAFMVIICNYLEKARSPRAEEYTWSESQDQILVQWSTGEECTMHILVVHAMIILLTYNSDDDELFEVLLETWFPLNTEPPKAFLVDTSEEALLIPDWLKLRMIRSNVPRLIDAALKDLEPQQLVLFIQSFGIPVPSMTKLLHTLDAGVQIDPSSVGEAVLDKTYMAQLVEVQHRRGATGGLVFVQVLQLLEPQLPDENAVTIGQLQEPLPPSAMVQKQSVIQCSVKTDVPHLINRLFIENIPMNQKVDAYRRLHKTLAKDLQKSAKESGAVVLAIQHICSVLSSMQVKQFLASLVHMPQYSCTLMRIILLPLKKSSTSKQVVELTRNMCLNLIQLIGDVKAPVLSILRDFANVQLTKTPKSMELTMLMQNRDPGSILESTDPVNLEAVGRKLLDICLKQQKTDILVEAMARLLVNDSNEGILKPRTGLLIDWLASVEPELIGICPTLQMKLLFGKTKIQLKVDNNIVSSHSFRPYLLTLLTHRASWATLYKCIGHLLDKCDDGYDPTAVLDFLWALTCNPKLWQGRDKFTPKHYVPENILLLHEKQLLTLVAYLVAEAVIICNCQNRNAALARMDSRLDLLLHCVSTNNHMVSSVVKYLAERMMNDSEFRYGTSIFITYVHEDTKSDMLLGYFPN encoded by the exons ATGGATCGCAGCAAGGCAGGAATTGGCAGAGGTGCAAAAAGTAAAATTGCTCAGCATCCCTCTGATTTATTTGCACTTGGATCCAAAAGTTCGCGTAGTGAGAGTTCTGATGTTAAAAGACCAGGGGTTATTCATTCTAAGCCAAGTAGTAGTTCTTCGACTTCTG GTAATGATCGGAAAAAGGAAGCACCATCGGGATCGCTTCAAAGCTTTCAGTATATTCCACAAAAGAAATCTAAACTTGCAACACATGTTACTCATCAACGACCACCATTCTCAAGTGCAGAAGCTTGGGAATTAGTAGCCATAGATAGTGATCCAGCAGACTTTGTTCCAATGGTTCTGGAAGCTAATGATAACGATGAAGGCGATAAAGTCATTGGCATTATTTGTGGTGCCATTAAAACTCTTAAGAATCAAAAATGGAAACCTGATACATTGGTTTATATGGGATTATTGTATTTAGCAAAAATTCGTCCCTCTATTTTTTCAAATGACTGTATATTACATGCGCTGTCATCATTATTAAAGCGAGATCAAGCACATAATTATAAAGCTAAAGGAAACCCATTGGTCCCTGTACTCGCAGCTAATTTGTTAATGAAAGGATTTTGTGATAAAAGAAATTGgccagaaatttttgtaaag CTGTACATTGAGGATGCTTTAGGTGAAAGAGTATGGGTTGATCACGAAGAATGCAAAGGTTTTGTTGACAATATTTTAACTGGATTTAATACACAGCATCCACCAAAAAGCATTTTACAACCAGAACTATCTGTTTTAACACCACGTGATTGTCACAGTCCATCAACGATTGACGACGAGGATACTGGATCTTCGTCTGTACAGTTTTccggagaaaaagaaaaaatagaatTTCCTGTGACTCCTAGATATGGTCATTGTATAGAAAACATAGAATTAATTGTTCTTGAAGCTGTGAAAGAGCAGTTGAATAGGCGGCAACCAGAGTCAATTACTAAgaactttttaaaattactttccTCTGCTTGCGGTTTTGTAGAAATCAGAAATATTGCCGTGCCAAGATTGGAGATGTGGTTACATAATCCAAAACTGATGAGACCTGCTCAAGAACTGCTGAGTTACATTTGTTATAATTGTACATCTCATACACAAAGGGACGTTGAAGTTATTAGTCAATTAGTCAAAATGAGATTAAAGACCAAAgctgtaattaatttatatctaAATGGTGTGAAAGAATTAATCGGTTTACACCCAGAGAATTTATCTACCATCTTGAAGCATACGATTTATAATGAATTATCAAACGCACGAAACCCAAATAACATGCCAATGCTGGGTGTAATGTTTCAAACGTTACCCGAACAAGCGGCTAAATTACTCGCAGAAATATTTCAAGACTTGCTGATGAATCGCGAAGATTATTTGAGACCTTTGCGTGCTTTGCTCAGAGAAATTGTGCGTGTTTGTCGGCACGACATTAATTTACTTACCTTTGCACGTACATTAATGGCTGAAAGACAAGATATAGCACAACAATTGCTTAACTTTGAATTTAAAGAGCGTGTTTTCATTTCGATCGCTGATTTGTTATGTTTATGTATGTTACTAGCTATTAGTCCACAAGTTAAAGAAGCCGCAGCTCTAGCACAAAGAGGCGACAAGAAAGACATAGCTCTGTTACATCAATTTCAGAACATGGTGGCAACAATACAATTTGAAGCTGTATTGTGGTTGCAAAATTCAGCACCACAGATGTATTCTATTGGAAAAAATGAACTGCTTCACGCtttacacaaaattttattgctcGAATCTCCAGAACAGTACTATAAATTGGATAACTGGCCTCCTGAGTCTGACAGAGTATTTTATCTGCGTCTAATTTCTGATGTCCCACTGTTACAGAATACACTATTAAGACTGTTACTTCTTGGATTTTCTAAg GAAAATGGTATTACTCATTCAGAAACCTTAGATTTAGTAGATCAATTAATACGACGAGCAGCAGCTAATTCAACAGAAAGTTTTCCAACCTTACAGGcagataaattaaatataattgaactGATTTTCAATCTTTGTATTTATCAACCTCCAGTAACTATAAACATACCatcaaa TTATGTACCACCGACTTTAGCAATATCTAATTTGTATTGGAAAGGATggataatgttattaatattagctgCCCACAATCCATCTACTATTGGTGCTGTTGCATGGAAACAATATCCCATTCTACGAACACTTATGGAAATGTGTATCACAAA TCACTTCTCGTACCCTCCACCAACGATGGCATTACCCGAAATCATAGAACAAGAACGTTCAAAGGAATTGCAAGTTGAAGCTATTGAAAAACAGGAGATACTGGAATATGAATCACATCTAGCCGCTGCATCAACGAGGATACAAATATCCGAACAAAATAGTTTACTATTATCACAACTAATGACTATGGAACCAACTGGTATTGCCAGGAAGCCACCTCCAGCGGTATTGGAACAAATACAATCTTTGAACGTGTCCCACAGGCTGGGACACTTACTTTGCAGATCTCGCAAACCAGATTTCTTGTTAGACATAATACAAAGGCAACAACAAAGTTCCTCGCAGAGCATGCCTTGGTTAGCGGATCTCGTGCAAAACAGCGAAGGATCTCTCAGTCAATTACCTGTACAATGCCTCTGCGAATTCTTGTTATCTACCAGCGCTCAAACTGTGGAAAAACAACCAAGACAACAACAGTTATTGGCTCATCTTCAAATGTTGTTAACCGATCCGGAACAAGATCGGCAACATGCTTACGAAGTTTTAGAATATTTCTTAAGAAGATTGAGTAGCCAACAAACTGGTAGTCGTCTTCAAGCGATTACAGGCCTAAAAATGGTTCTTGGATCTATACCTACCGAAGAAGAGCCTATGGATATTGACGGAGAAAATGAAAG GGAAGTTTGGCTTCTTCGCAAATTGCCATCGATTCCTCACTTCTTATCGGTGCGTTCTTTAGTTTCTACCGCGCTTCGTGGAGCCTGTCAAGTTGAAAATAATCCCGATCTCGTGCACGCTTACATATCCTACCTCGCAGCGCATACTACAGACGACGATCTTCCCGACCTAACTGATTTAGCCAACGAAATATCTCAATTGGTGGTCGAACGGAGTACAATAATAGCAGCCATTCTGCCCCAGCCTGAAATTGACAATCCCCAAGCTAAACAAACTCTGCATGCCTTCATGGTAATCATTTGCAACTATTTGGAGAAAGCTCGGTCCCCAAGAGCAGAGGAGTACACGTGGTCTGAAAGTCAAGATCAAATATTAGTGCAATGGAGCACAGGAGAAGAATGCACTATGCATATTCTAGTTGTTCACGCCATGATAATTCTTTTGACTTACAATTCTGATGACGACGAGCTGTTTGAAGTTTTACTGGAAACGTGGTTTCCTTTAAATACAGAACCGCCAAAAGCTTTTCTTGTCGATACCAGCGAAGAAGCTTTGCTCATACCAGACTGGTTGAAACTGAGAATGATCAGAAGCAATGTGCCACGTTTAATAGATGCAGCTCTCAAGGACTTGGAACCACAACAGTTGGTTCTTTTTATTCAAAGTTTCGGTATTCCTGTACCTTCGATGACTAAATTGCTTCATACTTTAGATGCTGGTGTGCAAATTGACCCAAGCTCAGTTGGCGAAGCGGTGCTTGATAAGACTTACATGGCACAATTAGTTGAAGTTCAGCATAGGAGAGGAGCTACGGGCGGATTAGTTTTTGTACAAGTTTTGCAATTATTAGAACCACAGTTACCTGACGAGAACGCGGTAACGATTGGACAGTTGCAAGAACCATTACCTCCCAGTGCTATGGTTCAGAAGCAGTCCGTCATACAGTGCTCCGTTAAAACAGATGTCCCGCACTTGATCAACAGATTATTTATTGAGAATATACCGATGAATCAGAAGGTAGACGCGTATCGTCGATTGCACAAAACATTAGCGAAAGACTTGCAAAAATCTGCCAAGGAAAGCGGAGCTGTTGTCTTAGCGATACAACACATTTGTAGTGTACTGAGTTCGATGCAAGTTAAACAGTTCTTAGCTTCTCTTGTTCACATGCCACAATATTCCTGTACCTTAATGAGGATAATATTGTTGCCTTTAAAAAAATCATCCACTTCGAAACAAGTGGTCGAATTGACACGGAACATGTGTTTGAATTTGATACAACTGATAGGGGACGTGAAAGCACCGGTTTTATCTATTTTAAGGGACTTTGCAAATGTTCAATTAACCAAAACGCCAAAAAGCATGGAGCTAACAATGCTGATGCAAAATCGAGATCCTGGCTCTATTTTGGAAAGCACGGATCCTGTAAATTTAGAAGCTGTTGGACGTAAATTATTGGATATTTGTTTAAAGCAACAGAAAACTGATATCCTTGTTGAAGCAATGGCAAGATTGTTAGTGAACGACAGCAACGAAGGTATTTTAAAACCACGAACAGGTTTATTGATAGATTGGTTGGCATCTGTGGAACCAGAATTAATTGGTATATGTCCTACGCTACAAATGAAACTTCTATTTGGAAAAACAAAGATACAATTGAAAGTTGATAACAACATTGTTAGTTCACACTCGTTTAGGCCTTATTTGTTGACGTTATTAACACACAGAGCGAGTTGGGCAACTTTGTACAAATGTATTGGTCATTTATTAGATAAATGTGATGATGG GTACGATCCAACAGCCGTGTTAGATTTTTTATGGGCGCTAACTTGCAATCCAAAACTTTGGCAGGGTAGAGACAAGTTTACACCAAAACATTATGTTccagaaaatattttacttttacatGAGAAACAATTGTTGACATTGGTAGCATATTTAGTTGCAGAAGCTGTTATTATATGCAACTGTCAGAATAGAAATGCTGCACTTGCACGAATGGATTCTCGTCTCGATTTATTGTTACACTGTGTTTCCACGAATAATCACATGGTATCCAGCGTTGTAAAATATTTAGCTGAACGTATGATGAATGATTCGGA ATTCCGATATGgcacatcaatttttattacatatgtacatgaagATACCAAAAGTGATATGTTACTTGGATACTTTCCAAATTAA